The following are from one region of the bacterium genome:
- a CDS encoding ABC transporter permease, which yields MSVLLRLTGLSVFLGNGYLAVGITLSVLALVVAAAGSSFVHHSPYAQDLTKVLKAPARDHPFGTDELGRDVLSRVLYGGRLTLGAGVVVVVCAFLIGSTVGALSGYIGGGVDDIVMRFTDLILSFPSIVLAMAIAAGLGPSVAHAILSLTVVWWPVYARVTRGEVLRTRSLDYVEASRALGARDGRILTRTVLPNIMVVPVSLIPLDLGRVLSNLAGLSFLGLGARPPAAEWGAMLNEARIAPTEWWLSLFPGIALTFSILGFNMLGVGLRRRNLSRLTLS from the coding sequence ATGAGCGTGCTGCTCCGATTGACGGGACTGAGTGTGTTCCTGGGGAACGGGTATCTGGCGGTGGGCATAACGCTGTCAGTGCTTGCGCTTGTGGTTGCTGCGGCCGGTTCCTCGTTCGTCCACCACTCTCCGTATGCACAGGATCTGACCAAAGTGCTGAAGGCGCCGGCGCGCGACCATCCCTTTGGGACAGACGAGTTGGGGAGAGACGTGCTGAGCCGCGTTCTATACGGGGGAAGACTTACGCTTGGTGCCGGGGTTGTCGTCGTCGTTTGCGCGTTTCTGATCGGCTCGACGGTGGGCGCGCTCAGCGGATATATCGGCGGCGGCGTCGACGACATCGTCATGCGGTTCACCGATTTGATCTTGAGCTTTCCATCCATAGTCTTGGCAATGGCGATCGCCGCCGGGCTCGGGCCGAGCGTTGCCCACGCGATCTTATCGCTGACCGTGGTATGGTGGCCGGTCTATGCCCGAGTCACCCGCGGAGAGGTACTTCGCACGCGGAGTCTTGACTATGTCGAAGCGAGCAGAGCGTTGGGCGCGCGCGACGGCCGAATCTTAACGCGGACCGTCCTCCCAAATATCATGGTTGTTCCGGTCAGTCTAATCCCCTTGGACCTCGGCCGCGTCCTGAGTAACCTGGCCGGCTTGTCATTCCTCGGACTGGGCGCGCGGCCTCCGGCCGCCGAGTGGGGAGCGATGCTCAACGAGGCCCGAATCGCCCCCACCGAGTGGTGGCTCAGTCTCTTTCCGGGAATAGCCCTAACCTTCAGCATTCTGGGGTTCAACATGCTCGGCGTCGGACTTCGCCGCCGGAACTTGTCGCGATTGACCCTAAGTTGA
- the speB gene encoding agmatinase codes for MEFQPVDSLKLPRFAGIPTFFRLPHIEDPRGLDVAIFGVPFDGGQSYRTGSRFAPAEVRRMSAAVIKPFHPSFNVSPYDVLKIADLGDSPINPLDPAVSRQLIQDTVAKIVDAGVLPVAVGGDHSISLPILRAAAKTHGPLGLIQVDSHVDTGDEYFGSKYGNGTPFRRAVEEGLIDPRKWAQIGIRGPVYGDEEFSFIREHGVRSLTMDEVSRNGLDWVAQQLVWLKDTKCYVTFDIDAIDIAFAPATTSPVPGGLTSREALVLMRHLVDFPSIVGFDLVEVQPMYDVASITSILASLLIFEFLCTRAVVRRDDGRRVR; via the coding sequence ATGGAATTTCAGCCCGTCGATTCTCTCAAACTCCCACGGTTCGCCGGCATCCCAACGTTCTTTCGCCTGCCCCATATCGAGGATCCGCGGGGTCTCGACGTGGCCATCTTCGGCGTGCCCTTTGATGGTGGACAAAGCTATCGCACGGGGTCACGGTTCGCCCCGGCGGAGGTTCGCCGGATGTCTGCAGCCGTAATCAAACCGTTCCATCCCTCCTTCAATGTGAGTCCGTATGATGTCCTTAAGATCGCGGACCTCGGCGACAGTCCGATCAATCCTCTCGACCCGGCAGTGTCGAGACAGTTGATCCAAGACACGGTCGCAAAGATTGTGGACGCCGGCGTACTGCCGGTCGCCGTGGGCGGCGACCACTCGATCTCCCTGCCGATCTTGCGTGCCGCTGCCAAGACTCACGGTCCTTTGGGACTGATTCAGGTGGACTCGCATGTGGATACTGGAGATGAATACTTCGGGAGCAAGTACGGCAACGGAACACCCTTCCGCCGAGCCGTGGAAGAGGGCCTGATCGATCCGCGAAAGTGGGCGCAGATTGGCATCCGTGGTCCTGTGTACGGAGACGAGGAGTTCAGTTTCATTCGCGAGCACGGGGTTCGGAGCCTAACCATGGATGAGGTTTCAAGAAATGGGCTCGACTGGGTGGCGCAGCAACTGGTCTGGCTGAAAGACACCAAGTGTTATGTCACGTTCGACATCGACGCGATCGACATCGCGTTTGCCCCGGCCACGACATCGCCCGTCCCCGGGGGGCTGACAAGCCGTGAAGCACTCGTGTTGATGAGGCATCTTGTCGACTTTCCATCCATCGTGGGATTTGATCTTGTCGAGGTCCAACCCATGTATGATGTGGCCAGCATCACCTCAATCCTTGCTTCACTGCTTATTTTTGAGTTTCTCTGCACTCGGGCCGTCGTTCGTCGTGACGACGGTCGGCGCGTCAGGTGA